The following are encoded in a window of Acidicapsa ligni genomic DNA:
- a CDS encoding TetR/AcrR family transcriptional regulator, with the protein MKISKKQAAENRELILTSAARLFRERGVPGVGVDALGQAAGMTHGSLYSQFGSKEKLLAEALEDGFEREGPLAAPVDTVSGLVSRYLSPKHRENPGSGCFMAALGGDMPRQGEVVRRSFTRIVKGAAARLAEKLPTGTPRARKDEMLATVASMVGAMILARAVDDPEFSDRILSVTRSKLLRELR; encoded by the coding sequence ATGAAGATTTCCAAGAAGCAAGCAGCCGAGAACAGGGAGTTGATCCTTACGAGCGCGGCCAGGTTGTTCCGCGAACGCGGCGTACCGGGAGTCGGCGTGGACGCACTCGGGCAAGCAGCGGGAATGACGCACGGAAGTCTCTACAGTCAGTTCGGCTCGAAGGAAAAGCTTCTCGCCGAAGCGCTCGAAGACGGATTTGAGCGCGAAGGCCCCCTGGCCGCGCCTGTGGATACTGTTTCAGGATTAGTCTCCCGCTACCTTAGTCCAAAGCATCGGGAGAATCCGGGATCAGGTTGCTTCATGGCCGCGTTGGGAGGTGACATGCCCCGGCAAGGAGAGGTCGTTCGCCGCTCCTTCACGCGCATCGTCAAAGGCGCGGCGGCACGGTTGGCGGAGAAACTGCCGACAGGGACGCCTCGCGCACGCAAGGACGAGATGCTTGCCACAGTTGCCTCGATGGTCGGTGCGATGATTCTGGCTCGTGCTGTAGACGACCCGGAATTCTCCGACCGCATACTTTCAGTCACCCGTTCCAAGCTGCTTAGGGAATTGCGTTAG
- a CDS encoding alkene reductase: MSNQPLLHTYQMGDLALPNRIVMSSLTRMRANSTNHVPTALQAEYYAQRASAGLIISEATAISVDGFGWANTPGLWSKEQVAGWRQVTDAVHQRGGRIIAQLWHTGAMSHPELRNGDLPVSASDVDPLQISVTPTGRKPTVVPRPLTKEEIRATVQDFAKAGLNAIEAGFDGVQILANYLYLIPQFLNMKTNRRTDEYGGNLENRARFLFEIVEEVASAVGNKRTGIKISPMHEGGEFSANEETLPVTEYAIRKLNDYDLSHLLLMGNSTDFTGTPLEALAGDQMFEYFRPLYSGTLIANANMDRERGNHLITSGLADLVAFGRAYIANPDLVHRFQNGAPLADIDWETVYGSDGGGYSDYPFHQPIEYTGQPASSL; the protein is encoded by the coding sequence ATGTCGAATCAACCTCTGCTGCATACATACCAGATGGGCGACCTGGCTCTTCCGAATCGCATCGTGATGTCTTCGCTCACTCGGATGCGGGCCAATTCAACCAACCACGTTCCGACCGCTTTGCAAGCTGAGTATTACGCTCAGCGAGCTTCTGCCGGACTGATTATTTCTGAGGCTACCGCCATCAGCGTCGATGGGTTTGGATGGGCTAACACGCCGGGACTGTGGAGCAAAGAGCAGGTCGCGGGTTGGAGGCAAGTGACCGATGCCGTACACCAGCGTGGCGGAAGGATTATCGCACAGCTCTGGCACACAGGCGCAATGTCTCATCCGGAACTTCGGAATGGAGATTTGCCAGTATCCGCCTCTGATGTTGATCCGCTTCAAATCTCGGTAACGCCGACAGGACGTAAACCAACTGTAGTGCCTCGCCCTTTGACAAAGGAAGAGATTAGGGCGACTGTGCAGGATTTCGCAAAGGCGGGGCTAAATGCAATCGAGGCCGGCTTCGACGGCGTTCAGATTTTAGCCAACTATCTCTATCTGATTCCTCAGTTTCTCAACATGAAAACGAATCGACGAACGGACGAATACGGCGGCAATCTTGAGAACCGCGCACGATTCTTGTTTGAAATCGTTGAGGAAGTCGCGAGCGCCGTTGGCAATAAGCGCACCGGGATCAAGATCAGCCCGATGCATGAGGGCGGAGAGTTTAGCGCAAATGAGGAGACGCTTCCGGTAACGGAATATGCCATCCGCAAGCTAAATGATTACGATCTGTCGCACCTTTTGTTGATGGGCAATTCAACAGACTTTACGGGGACTCCCCTGGAGGCGCTTGCCGGAGACCAGATGTTTGAATACTTCCGCCCACTGTATAGCGGAACACTTATAGCTAATGCCAACATGGATCGAGAGCGCGGCAATCACCTCATCACCTCCGGATTGGCGGATTTGGTTGCTTTTGGGCGGGCATATATCGCCAATCCGGATCTGGTACACCGCTTTCAAAATGGAGCACCACTGGCTGACATCGACTGGGAAACGGTCTATGGATCAGACGGTGGTGGTTACTCCGATTACCCCTTTCATCAACCAATCGAATATACCGGCCAGCCAGCCTCGTCACTCTGA
- a CDS encoding DinB family protein, with product MTTDELFAAVAVTGWRRAIGFTERLLSSLSDEGLFLEVAPHRNRVYYIVGHLTATHDRLIDMLELGQRLHPEFDELFLDNPDRTFPDELSPTQLRDAFNTVNEKVTHGVEAMSPLDWLKRHSAVSEEEFDTDPKRNRLAVLQSRIGHVMYHNAQIRLLATS from the coding sequence ATGACGACGGACGAGCTGTTCGCAGCAGTGGCGGTGACCGGATGGAGACGCGCGATAGGGTTCACTGAAAGATTGTTGTCCTCGCTCAGCGATGAAGGGTTATTCCTGGAGGTGGCACCTCACCGAAACCGCGTCTACTACATCGTTGGGCATCTGACCGCAACCCATGATCGACTTATCGATATGCTCGAACTCGGACAGCGCCTCCACCCTGAATTCGATGAGTTGTTCCTCGATAATCCGGACAGGACATTCCCGGACGAACTCAGCCCAACGCAGTTGCGTGACGCGTTCAATACGGTGAATGAAAAGGTAACCCACGGCGTAGAAGCAATGTCTCCTCTCGATTGGTTGAAGCGACACTCTGCTGTTTCTGAAGAGGAGTTTGATACCGATCCTAAAAGAAACCGGCTCGCTGTACTGCAATCTCGCATTGGACACGTCATGTACCATAACGCTCAAATCCGGCTCTTAGCTACGTCCTGA
- a CDS encoding NmrA family NAD(P)-binding protein: protein MKVPKILITGATGKSGYVATETLLKQGIPVRALAHREGPKVDSLRELGADVVVGDFFDLDGIVRAMEGIESAYFCYPVAPRLIDATAYFAAAAKEAGLKFLLNISQISARRAAKSHAALNHWVAERIFDRSGIPTTHLKPTFFAEWLVYLVDPAELRATGALKLPMGEGRHAPIAAEDIGRLVAAILKNPEPHASKSYTVHGPVEMNHHEIAKEMSKALGFEVHYEPVTAEQFIQEGQLKGWSEFIHQHVAEVSKDYQNGVFAGQDGIIGELTGQAPMTVQAYVEKHRAIFDSAIERPVSSSYEHA, encoded by the coding sequence ATGAAAGTGCCGAAAATTCTCATTACAGGTGCCACAGGCAAATCAGGATATGTCGCGACTGAGACTCTACTAAAGCAGGGAATTCCCGTGCGGGCTTTGGCCCATCGCGAAGGACCGAAGGTAGATAGTCTCCGAGAGCTAGGAGCCGATGTCGTGGTCGGGGACTTCTTTGACCTCGACGGAATCGTCCGGGCAATGGAGGGGATCGAGAGTGCCTACTTCTGCTACCCAGTGGCTCCGCGTTTGATCGACGCAACTGCATACTTTGCGGCTGCGGCGAAAGAGGCAGGGTTGAAGTTTCTCCTCAACATTTCGCAAATTTCGGCGCGGCGCGCTGCAAAGAGCCACGCCGCCCTTAACCACTGGGTGGCGGAGCGCATCTTTGACCGGTCCGGAATCCCGACAACGCATCTGAAGCCAACCTTCTTCGCGGAATGGCTTGTATACCTGGTCGATCCCGCCGAACTCCGCGCGACCGGTGCTCTCAAGCTTCCGATGGGCGAAGGACGCCACGCTCCTATCGCCGCAGAAGACATCGGACGATTGGTGGCCGCTATCCTGAAGAATCCCGAGCCTCATGCCAGCAAGAGCTACACGGTCCACGGCCCGGTAGAGATGAACCACCACGAGATCGCGAAAGAGATGAGCAAGGCGCTGGGTTTCGAGGTCCACTATGAGCCTGTAACCGCCGAGCAGTTCATCCAGGAAGGGCAGCTGAAAGGTTGGAGCGAGTTTATCCACCAGCATGTTGCGGAGGTCTCGAAGGACTACCAGAATGGAGTTTTTGCAGGCCAGGACGGAATCATCGGAGAACTAACGGGGCAGGCTCCCATGACAGTCCAGGCTTATGTCGAAAAGCACCGTGCCATTTTCGACTCTGCTATCGAACGCCCTGTGTCTTCAAGTTATGAACATGCGTAA